The DNA segment TCGCCACCCCCACCCAGGCCGCCCCGGAAGCCGCCCGTGTTTCACCCAGGCAGAGGGAGACGACGACCATGACCACCACACCACCCGACGACGCGCTGCGCCCCTTCCTGACGGCCCACCACGAACTGCTGTGGAAGGAAGCCGACGGATTCGCCGCCGACCAGGCCGCCCCGTGGGCTGCCCGCGTCGAGAAGTCGCCCGCGCGCGCGGACCACCGGCTCGCCCACCGCATGGCCGAGCGCCGCTGGTTCGCGGTGACGGTGCCGCGGGAGTACGGCGGCCTGGCGGCCGGCCACGTCTCCAAGGTCATCCTGATCCACCGGCTCGCCCGCGTCTCGGCCGCTGCCGCCGCCATCTTGCAGGCCACCCTCATTCCCGTCGGCGCCCTGCTCGGCTTCGCCACCGACGAGCAGAAGAAGTACTGGCTGCCGCAGGTCGCGGAGGGCTCGCTGCTGCTGTCCATCGCCTCCACCGAGCCGGACGCCGGCGGTCACATCGGCGGCATCGAGACCACCGCCACGCGCCGCGGCCGGGACTGGGTGATCACCGGCAGCAAATCCCACATCGGCAACGCCGGCCTCGCGGGCGCCCACCTCGTCATCGCCCGCACCCCCGGAACACCGTCCACGACGCGGGCGCTGACGGCGTTCCTGGTCGAGTCCGGCTCCGAGGGTCTGACTGTCACCGACACACCGGCGCTCGGGCTCCGCGGATTCTCCGCCGGCCGTCTCGATCTCGACCACGTCCGCGTCCCCGACACCCACCGGATCGGGGAACAGGGCCAGGGCATGGCCGTCGCCCAGAGCAGCAGCATCCTCTACGGCAGGCCCAACATCGCCGCGATCAGCCTGGGCCTGCACGAAGCGATCGTCCAGATCACCACCACATATCTCAAAAACCGCCCCCGCTACACGAGCGTGCTGTCCGACCAGCCGGTGGTACGTGACCGTATCGGTGACCTGGACGCCCGCCTGCGCGCCGCCCGCGCCCTGGCCTACCACGCCGTCCATCTCCTCGACCGCGGCCTGGCCTGCGACCCGGAACTGATCAACTCCAAGTACCTCGGGCACCGCTGGGCCGCGCAGTCCGCCCGGGCCGCCATGGAACTGCACGGTGCACGAGCGCTCGACGCCGCCTACCCGCTCCAGCGGCTGTGGCGCGACATCCAGCACACCTACCCGCCCGCCGGAACCGGTGAAGTCCAGCGCCTGCGCCTCGCGGACCACGCCCTGGGCGAAGAACACGCCCCGTGGTCCGTCCACCCCACCGCACACGCCGCGCGCCCGTCGGCCGACTACCTCCCCAGCCCCGCATAAGCCCCCGTGCGCGGCACCCCTGCCCGCCGCGCACGGGCCGGCCGCCGGCCCTCTGCCCGATCCCCCCCCGGTGCGGGGGCCGGCGGTCCCTCAGCCCACCACCGACTACGGAAGTGACCATGCCCGCGAATCCCCCGACGGTGCCGGAGCCCGCCACCGAGGGAAGTGCCGCCTCTGTGAAGGCAGAGCTCGACGACGCCCTGAAGGCGGCCGACTTCCTGGCAACGCTCGAAGTCGCCGATGACCGGACGGCCCTGCACCTGATGGAGTACAGCAGCAGGTCCCCCTTCGGTGCCACCGTGGAGGCTGCCACCGAATGGCTGCGCCAAAGCGGCATCGACGCCACCGCCGCGCGGGATGAGCAGACCCTCCGGGTCGTCCTGACCCTTGCCTCCGCCGACTCCGTGCGCACGCTCATCGCGACACTGCTGCAGCCCCTGATCACCGCCCGCACCACCGCCCAACAGCTCGAGGACGTCCTTTCGGACCTTGGTGTCGACAGCACGGTCGACGCAGGGACGCAATACCTCAACCTCCACCTGGCCGAGGACGAGCTGGGCCCGGCCATCGCCCTCGCGCGCCTCCTCGGTGCCCCGGGCCTGGCAGACGGTCTTCAGCTCTCCCGCCGGCGGGGAATTCGCCGGTTGACCGAGCGGATCCGGTGGCTGATCACCGGGGTGGTCGGATCTCCCGTGTCCGCGGAGGCCGAGCCGGCCTGCCCGCACGAGGCCGACCGCCTCACGATCGGGATGAGCCTGGAACAGGCGCGCCGTCTCACCGAGCGCCTCCGCCTCGCGAAGGCCGCCGTCCCGTGGAGCGGAGCGAGCCAGTGAGCAAGCTCTCCGCCCTGCACCGGACCGCCGATCAGTTCGACGCCACCCGAGCCGGCGAGGCCCACCTCGCATTCGGGCGCGGCGCCCGCTTCTGCCCCGGTGCCCCGCTCGCACACCTCGAAGCCGCCACCGTCCTGCGCCTGCGCCCTACGACGACCATCTGATCGATACCAATGAGGAAGCCCGCCATGCCCAGCCCCGACCCCTCCCCGACGCGGCGTCTCACCCCGTCCGAGCGGCGGCTCGCCACGCACGTGGTGAAGGGCCTGAACGCCCGCGAGATCGCATCCGCAGCCCAGCTCAAATTGCCCACCGTCAACTCCAAGTTGCACAGCATGCGCTGGAAGCTGCACTGCCCCGAACGCTGTTCCCTCGCCGTCGTCGCACACCACCTCCTCGCCGCCGAAGTGGTCACCGCCGCGACACCGCAGCGAGCCGCTCCGGTCATCAGCCCTGCGCAGATCAGCCTGCTCAAGGCCGTCGCCAGATATAGCCAGACCCTGTACATCGCCAGCGCCGCCAATCTCGCCACGGCCGACCTGCCCGCTGCGCTCGATCAGCTCCTCGCCGACACGGGAGCACAGGACATCACCCAGCTGGTGGTCCTGGCTCACGGCTGGAAGCTGCTGCCGGGCGAGCCGGCCCGCACGAAGCGAAGCGGGGCGAGCCAGTGACCCGGCCTGCAGCCTCGCCCACCAGCCAGGGGTACCCCCCTCAGGTCCCGTTCGCTCCGGCCCCGACGGCCGCCGGCTACGAGATGCGCACGCTGTGCACGCAGGCCGAGTGCGAAGAGGCCGCAGCCCTTGTGCGGAACCGTCAGCGCTGGCTCACCAGGCGCCGTCTGCCGGTGCCCGCGCGAGCCGACGTCCCGGCCCGGTTCCGCGACCCGCAGGCGAGGCCGGTCGGAATGTACGAGGACGGCAACCTGCTGGCCTGCATGTTCCTCCAGCTCGACCCCGACCTCGGCTGGGGCACGGGCCGGTGCCTCTTCCTGGACTGCCTCCACACCCTGCCCGGCCAGACCGACAACATCACGCGGCTGATCACGCTCTGGGTATCCGGCTATGCCGCCCAGCTCGGTCTGCCCCTCGTGCGGGCCGAGACCGTGGCCCGTCACGCCCTCGATGCCGAACCCACCGCCACCCTGCTGCGTCGGCTCACGGATATGGGATGGGTCACCCGGGGCTCCGGAACAGGTCGAGAGGGCGACCGAGTCGCCCGCCTCGAACTGGCCGCGGAACCCCGGCCCGGACTCAGTGCCTTCATCGCCTGCCGCGTCCACGAGCCGGAGGCGGGCCCGGGCGGGCCGGCGCCCCGAACCGCCTCCGGCGCCCCGCAGCCGCGCTCGCAAGGACGCACATCGTGACTCTCGCAACCCTGCCTCGACAAAGCCGGCTTGGTCCCTCGCCCGGGCTCGCCGACCACGGCGTGTGGACGGGGAAGGTCGGGCCGGGCTGGGAGGTCCTGCTCATGCCCGAACCGCTCGCCCGGCTCGTCACCGACGCGATCAGCGGGTCCGCAGCGCAGTCCGCGCTCGGCTGGATCTTCGCGTACGCCGGCCACGCGGGTGTCTTCCTGCCCGAACAGTCCGACGACCCCGCCTGGCCGCCGGGCACCACGTACCTCAAGACCGGCGCCCTCCTCACGCTGCCGCCCTTCACCTGGGGAGTCGCTGGTTTCGACGGCACTCCGGGATGGGCCCGCCGCAGCGGTGATCCGCTCAGCCGGCCTCTGCTGCTCCACCCCGTCGTCACCCTCCTCGCCACCGACAGCGCCTGCTCGCCCCCGCCCGCACCGGAGACCTGACCATGCCCACCGCCGGCTTCTCCACCGCACCGGCCCACGTCACCGCGTCCGCCCCCGCGCTCGGTCAAGGGCACCGCAGTGACCGGGACGAGCCTCCGGCCCTGGCCGAGGTCCTCGATCTCCAGGAGGCCGAAGTGCCGCGCACCGCGGACGCGATCCACCACTTCTTCGGCGACATCTGACCCGCCTGCCACCGATCCCCTGACTACCCCTCAGCAAGAAGGCCACGATGAGCTCCCGCCCCGCCTTCCACTCCCAGCGCGGCATTCTGGTGCGCTC comes from the Streptomyces sp. SUK 48 genome and includes:
- a CDS encoding LuxR C-terminal-related transcriptional regulator; translated protein: MRKPAMPSPDPSPTRRLTPSERRLATHVVKGLNAREIASAAQLKLPTVNSKLHSMRWKLHCPERCSLAVVAHHLLAAEVVTAATPQRAAPVISPAQISLLKAVARYSQTLYIASAANLATADLPAALDQLLADTGAQDITQLVVLAHGWKLLPGEPARTKRSGASQ
- a CDS encoding cytochrome P450 translates to MSKLSALHRTADQFDATRAGEAHLAFGRGARFCPGAPLAHLEAATVLRLRPTTTI
- a CDS encoding acyl-CoA dehydrogenase family protein codes for the protein MTTTPPDDALRPFLTAHHELLWKEADGFAADQAAPWAARVEKSPARADHRLAHRMAERRWFAVTVPREYGGLAAGHVSKVILIHRLARVSAAAAAILQATLIPVGALLGFATDEQKKYWLPQVAEGSLLLSIASTEPDAGGHIGGIETTATRRGRDWVITGSKSHIGNAGLAGAHLVIARTPGTPSTTRALTAFLVESGSEGLTVTDTPALGLRGFSAGRLDLDHVRVPDTHRIGEQGQGMAVAQSSSILYGRPNIAAISLGLHEAIVQITTTYLKNRPRYTSVLSDQPVVRDRIGDLDARLRAARALAYHAVHLLDRGLACDPELINSKYLGHRWAAQSARAAMELHGARALDAAYPLQRLWRDIQHTYPPAGTGEVQRLRLADHALGEEHAPWSVHPTAHAARPSADYLPSPA